Proteins found in one Veillonellaceae bacterium genomic segment:
- a CDS encoding metallophosphoesterase yields MGFLLTFAVVYGLANLYIGNRFFYWLKTIVTIPQQVYWIVFILAAAAPIISRVLARTGVGKAESLFIVGDWWLAVTYWSVLLWLIVDIIKIADKRLGFLSAVAKDTTNQGYVVIFILLGMLVYGAWNAQNPVVTRYDISINKKAAGMNNLKIVLVSDIHMGRVVGTDRVERLAESLNQLNPDIVLYAGDQIDDDVEYVAKNNIAEPLRNVKARFGSYAVLGNHEYIGGQPALAVSLLKNNGITVLQDQWIKIGDAIYIVGRDDVSAARYAARGTKTLAEIMKDIDRKQTIILMDHQPSRLNEAVQQGVDLQVSGHTHRGQFSPNNIITQRIYEQDWGYLKKDAYQLIVSCGYGTWGPPIRLGNQPEIVEINIAFDD; encoded by the coding sequence ATGGGATTCCTTCTAACTTTTGCCGTTGTCTATGGCCTAGCTAATCTGTACATAGGCAATCGTTTTTTTTATTGGCTAAAAACAATAGTGACCATTCCGCAACAGGTTTATTGGATTGTATTTATATTAGCCGCTGCCGCCCCGATTATCTCACGTGTATTGGCACGGACTGGTGTCGGTAAGGCAGAAAGCTTATTTATTGTTGGTGATTGGTGGTTAGCCGTAACATATTGGTCTGTGCTGCTGTGGCTTATCGTAGATATTATCAAAATCGCTGATAAGCGACTAGGCTTCTTATCGGCCGTAGCTAAAGACACAACTAACCAGGGGTATGTAGTTATATTTATCCTCTTGGGAATGTTAGTTTATGGTGCTTGGAATGCGCAAAATCCAGTAGTAACTCGTTATGATATATCAATCAATAAAAAAGCCGCAGGAATGAATAATTTAAAGATTGTTTTAGTGTCGGACATCCATATGGGCCGAGTCGTTGGAACGGATCGTGTGGAACGATTGGCAGAATCCCTAAATCAATTGAACCCGGATATTGTCTTATATGCTGGCGATCAAATTGATGATGACGTTGAATATGTAGCGAAAAATAATATTGCAGAACCACTTCGAAATGTAAAGGCTCGTTTTGGGTCATATGCAGTTCTCGGCAACCATGAATATATCGGCGGACAACCAGCTCTAGCAGTTTCACTACTAAAAAATAACGGTATTACTGTCCTTCAAGATCAATGGATTAAAATTGGTGATGCTATTTATATTGTCGGTCGTGATGATGTTTCGGCTGCCCGATATGCTGCCAGAGGAACAAAGACACTTGCTGAGATAATGAAAGATATTGATAGAAAGCAAACAATAATACTAATGGATCATCAGCCATCACGACTTAATGAAGCAGTTCAACAAGGTGTTGATCTTCAAGTATCTGGCCATACTCACAGGGGACAGTTTTCCCCCAATAATATAATCACTCAACGAATATATGAACAAGATTGGGGCTATCTGAAAAAAGATGCTTATCAACTGATTGTGTCGTGCGGCTATGGTACATGGGGACCGCCAATAAGACTTGGCAATCAACCAGAGATTGTCGAAATTAATATCGCCTTCGATGATTGA